In a genomic window of Muntiacus reevesi chromosome 1, mMunRee1.1, whole genome shotgun sequence:
- the BARHL2 gene encoding barH-like 2 homeobox protein, translating to MTTMEGASGSSFGIDTILSSASSGSPGMMNGDFRPLGEARTADFRSQATPSPCSEIDTVGTAPSSPISVTMEPPEPHLIADGPQHHHHLHHSQQPPPAAAPTQSLQPSPQQQQQPPPPPAAQQLGSAASAPRTSTSSFLIKDILGDSKPLAACAPYSTSVSSPHHTPKQESNAAHESFRPKLEQEDSKTKLDKREESQSDIKCHGTKEEGDREISSSRESPPVRAKKPRKARTAFSDHQLNQLERSFERQKYLSVQDRMDLAAALNLTDTQVKTWYQNRRTKWKRQTAVGLELLAEAGNYSALQRMFPSPYFYHPSLLGSMDSTTAAAAAAAMYSSMYRTPPAPHPQLQRPLVPRVLIHGLGPGGQPALNPLSNPIPGTPHPR from the exons ATGACAACAATGGAAGGGGCCAGCGGGTCGAGTTTTGGAATAGACACGATTTTGTCCAGTGCCAGTTCGGGCAGCCCCGGCATGATGAATGGAGATTTCCGCCCGCTCGGCGAGGCCAGGACCGCGGATTTTAGGAGTCAGGCCACTCCGTCCCCCTGTTCGGAGATTGATACCGTAGGAACGGCGCCTTCCTCTCCCATCTCGGTCACCATGGAGCCCCCGGAACCGCATCTGATTGCGGACGGGCCCCAGCATCACCACCACCTGCACCACAGCCAGCAGCCGCCGCCAGCCGCGGCCCCCACGCAAAGTTTGCAGCCTTcgccccagcagcagcagcagccgccgccgccgccagcgGCCCAGCAGCTGGGCTCGGCCGCCTCGGCCCCCAGGActtccacctcttcttttttaattaaggaCATCTTGGGCGACAGCAAACCTCTGGCGGCGTGTGCACCGTACAGCACCAGCgtctcctctccccaccacacCCCGAAGCAGGAGAGCAATGCAGCACACGAGAGCTTCAGGCCAAAGCTCGAGCAGGAGGACAGCAAAACCAAACTGGACAAGCGGGAAGAGTCCCAGAGCGACATCAAATGCCACG GAACAAAGGAGGAAGGAGACCGGGAGATTTCAAGTAGCCGAGAGAGTCCCCCTGTGAGAGCCAAAAAGCCTCGTAAAGCCAGGACGGCTTTCTCCGACCACCAACTCAATCAACTGGAGCGTAGCTTTGAACGACAGAAGTACCTGAGTGTGCAGGATCGCATGGACCTGGCGGCTGCACTCAACCTCACTGATACCCAGGTCAAGACCTGGTACCAGAACCGCAG GACCAAGTGGAAGCGGCAGACCGCGGTGGGCCTGGAGCTGCTGGCTGAGGCGGGGAATTACTCGGCACTGCAGAGGATGTTTCCATCGCCTTATTTCTACCACCCAAGCCTGCTGGGCAGCATGGACAGCACTACGGCTGCGGCGGCCGCCGCCGCCATGTACAGCAGCATGTACCGGACTCCTCCCGCGCCCCATCCCCAGCTGCAGCGGCCCCTGGTGCCCCGAGTGCTCATCCACGGCCTGGGGCCCGGGGGACAGCCGGCCCTCAATCCCTTGTCCAACCCCATCCCAGGTACCCCGCACCCCCGGTGA